A genome region from Geobacter pickeringii includes the following:
- a CDS encoding peptidylprolyl isomerase — protein MLGIMRKYKQSIVIKVVFGIIVLSFIGTIFLVWGKGDQALTPSSYAIKVDRTKINYEEFQRTYYRLRDIYAQIYGGAMTPEVEKQLNLKKQAIDTIIETTLVRNAAKNMGISVSKDEVQKAVAAIPNFQKNGSFDFSQYLQILSASRITPKDFEESQKEELMVRKAQEKIKARAQVSDDEALKLFRKKNDTVDLLVAAVSPDDVKGEIKLTDQELTDFLAKNALEFKSSEKISLAYVRVEPTKGAGNVSVSEADIQSWYQKHIDRYQGKNGILPLTEVKDKVTEDARRFKAGQQAYETAAEAVNKSKAAGDLAAVARALGARVEETAPFTAQQPVPALADDAEVVKRAFLLKQNELGGPVETPKGIYILKIKERQPAEVPPLAQIRARVEEKAKAARAVELAKKRAEEIQTKLAKGDTAGLKLQQTGSFVFDPKGSVPNAAPSADLMEAAFTLTDKTPAPSAPVKVGGRWIAFRLKQRTERNAAAFAGEKEKIKQQILPQKQEEELQKWIKELRAKAKIEINPALKEQ, from the coding sequence ATGCTCGGCATCATGCGGAAGTACAAACAATCCATCGTCATCAAGGTCGTCTTCGGCATCATCGTCCTCTCCTTCATCGGTACCATTTTCCTGGTATGGGGGAAAGGCGACCAGGCCCTCACGCCGTCGAGCTATGCCATCAAGGTCGACCGGACGAAGATCAATTACGAGGAGTTCCAGCGGACCTACTACCGGCTGCGCGACATCTACGCCCAGATCTACGGCGGAGCCATGACCCCCGAGGTGGAGAAGCAGCTCAACCTCAAGAAGCAGGCTATCGACACCATCATCGAAACCACGCTGGTGCGCAACGCCGCCAAGAACATGGGGATAAGCGTCTCCAAGGACGAGGTTCAGAAGGCGGTTGCCGCCATCCCGAACTTCCAGAAGAACGGCTCCTTCGACTTCAGCCAGTACCTCCAGATCCTGAGCGCCAGCCGCATCACCCCGAAGGACTTCGAAGAGAGCCAGAAGGAAGAGCTCATGGTCCGCAAGGCCCAGGAGAAGATCAAGGCACGGGCCCAGGTCTCCGACGACGAAGCCCTGAAGCTCTTCAGGAAGAAGAATGATACCGTCGACCTCCTCGTGGCCGCCGTCTCCCCCGACGACGTGAAGGGAGAGATCAAGCTCACCGACCAGGAGTTGACCGACTTTCTCGCCAAAAACGCCCTCGAATTCAAAAGCTCCGAAAAGATCAGCCTGGCCTATGTCCGCGTGGAACCCACCAAGGGGGCCGGAAACGTGAGCGTTTCGGAAGCGGATATCCAGTCGTGGTACCAGAAGCACATCGACCGCTACCAGGGCAAGAACGGCATCCTCCCCCTCACCGAGGTGAAGGACAAGGTAACGGAAGACGCCCGGCGCTTCAAGGCCGGCCAGCAGGCCTACGAGACAGCGGCAGAGGCCGTGAACAAGAGCAAGGCGGCGGGTGACCTCGCCGCGGTGGCCCGTGCCCTTGGCGCCAGGGTCGAGGAGACGGCCCCCTTCACCGCCCAGCAGCCGGTCCCGGCACTGGCGGACGATGCGGAAGTGGTGAAACGGGCATTCCTCCTCAAGCAGAACGAGCTCGGCGGCCCGGTGGAGACGCCGAAGGGGATCTACATCCTGAAAATAAAGGAGCGCCAGCCCGCCGAAGTTCCTCCCCTTGCCCAGATCCGCGCCCGGGTCGAGGAGAAGGCAAAGGCGGCGCGGGCCGTGGAGCTTGCCAAAAAACGGGCCGAAGAGATCCAGACAAAGCTTGCCAAGGGGGATACGGCGGGGCTGAAACTCCAGCAGACCGGAAGCTTCGTCTTCGATCCCAAGGGGAGCGTGCCGAACGCCGCCCCTTCCGCCGACCTCATGGAAGCCGCCTTTACCCTCACCGACAAGACTCCCGCCCCGTCGGCACCGGTGAAGGTGGGGGGACGGTGGATCGCCTTCCGGCTCAAGCAGCGCACCGAGCGCAACGCGGCGGCCTTCGCCGGCGAAAAGGAAAAGATCAAGCAGCAGATTCTGCCGCAGAAGCAGGAAGAGGAGCTCCAGAAATGGATCAAGGAGCTCCGGGCCAAGGCCAAGATCGAGATCAACCCCGCCCTGAAAGAACAGTAG
- the gmhB gene encoding D-glycero-beta-D-manno-heptose 1,7-bisphosphate 7-phosphatase produces MRSEELRRAVFLDRDGTVNVEKAYLHQPEEFEFIPGAPEAIRLLKDDGFFVVVVTNQSGVARGYYDEEAVHRLHRFVDRELAAAGASIDAYYLCPHHPLHGVGPYRVDCACRKPLPGMILAAAAAHGIDLGRSWLVGDKAIDVEAGLAAGCRPILVRTGYGVTEASLVPPQVPVCDDLLAAAQLILAEEGGDRAGEAAGGDTV; encoded by the coding sequence GTGAGGAGCGAGGAGTTGCGACGGGCCGTCTTCCTTGACCGCGACGGCACCGTCAACGTGGAGAAGGCGTATCTCCACCAGCCGGAAGAATTCGAGTTCATCCCTGGCGCTCCCGAGGCGATCCGGCTCCTCAAGGATGACGGTTTTTTCGTGGTCGTGGTGACGAACCAGTCGGGGGTCGCCCGGGGCTACTACGACGAGGAGGCGGTTCACCGGCTGCACCGCTTCGTGGACAGGGAGCTGGCCGCGGCGGGCGCCAGTATCGACGCCTACTACCTCTGTCCCCATCACCCCCTCCACGGCGTCGGGCCTTACCGGGTCGACTGCGCCTGCCGCAAGCCTCTTCCCGGCATGATCCTTGCCGCCGCCGCGGCCCACGGCATCGATCTCGGACGGTCGTGGCTCGTGGGTGACAAGGCGATCGACGTCGAGGCCGGGCTGGCCGCTGGTTGCCGGCCGATCCTCGTGCGGACCGGCTACGGCGTGACAGAGGCCTCCCTGGTGCCTCCTCAGGTGCCGGTCTGCGACGATCTGCTCGCCGCCGCCCAGCTGATCCTTGCCGAAGAGGGTGGTGACCGCGCCGGTGAAGCGGCGGGGGGAGATACCGTTTGA
- a CDS encoding rod shape-determining protein: MLKIFDALFGLFSNDLAIDLGTANTLVYLKGKGIVVREPSVVAVQKMNGGSQKVLAVGMEAKKMLGRTPGSITAIRPMKDGVIADFDITEEMLRYFIHKVHNRKTLVRPRIVICVPSGITQVEKRAVKESAESAGAREVYLIEEPMAAAIGAGLPITEASGNMIVDIGGGTTEVAVISLAGIVYTKSVRVGGDKMDEAIVQYIKRKYNLLIGDRTAELIKIEIGEAYSGGDVRPMEVKGRDLVSGIPKTVEINSDEIREALSEPVNAIVEAVKICLERTPPELAADIVDKGIVLAGGGALLRNLDALLREETGLPVVTAEDPLSCVVLGSGKVLDELNLLRRVAVSS, encoded by the coding sequence ATGCTTAAAATATTCGATGCGCTGTTCGGGCTCTTCTCCAACGACCTCGCCATCGACCTCGGCACCGCCAATACCCTCGTCTATCTCAAGGGAAAGGGGATTGTGGTCCGCGAGCCGTCGGTAGTGGCGGTCCAGAAGATGAATGGCGGCAGTCAGAAGGTGCTGGCGGTCGGTATGGAGGCCAAGAAGATGCTCGGCCGCACGCCGGGGAGCATCACTGCCATCCGTCCCATGAAGGACGGGGTCATCGCCGACTTCGACATCACCGAGGAGATGCTCCGCTACTTCATCCACAAAGTCCACAACCGCAAGACCCTGGTCCGGCCTCGGATCGTCATCTGCGTCCCCTCCGGCATCACCCAGGTGGAGAAGCGGGCGGTGAAGGAGTCGGCCGAGTCTGCCGGCGCCCGGGAGGTCTACCTCATCGAGGAGCCCATGGCGGCCGCCATCGGTGCGGGACTTCCCATCACCGAGGCCAGCGGCAACATGATCGTCGACATCGGCGGTGGCACCACTGAGGTGGCGGTCATCTCCCTGGCGGGGATCGTCTACACCAAGAGCGTCCGGGTGGGTGGCGACAAGATGGATGAAGCCATCGTCCAGTACATCAAGCGCAAGTACAATCTCCTGATCGGCGACCGGACCGCCGAGCTGATCAAGATCGAGATCGGCGAGGCCTACTCCGGCGGCGACGTCCGGCCGATGGAGGTCAAGGGGCGCGATCTCGTCTCCGGCATCCCGAAGACGGTGGAGATCAATTCCGACGAGATCCGCGAGGCGCTCTCCGAGCCGGTGAATGCCATCGTGGAGGCGGTGAAGATCTGTCTTGAGCGAACCCCCCCCGAACTGGCGGCCGATATCGTCGACAAGGGGATCGTGCTCGCCGGCGGCGGCGCCCTGCTCCGCAATCTGGACGCGCTCCTCCGCGAAGAGACGGGACTGCCGGTGGTGACCGCCGAGGACCCCCTTTCCTGCGTTGTCCTCGGCTCCGGCAAGGTGCTCGACGAGCTGAACCTGCTCCGGCGGGTGGCCGTCTCTTCCTGA
- a CDS encoding D-sedoheptulose 7-phosphate isomerase: MLEEITNQLRTHREVMEIVERELAPRVAVFAGMLIDAFRAGKKLLVMGNGGSAADAQHFAAEIVGRFKMERRGLPAIALTTDTSILTAIGNDYGFDAVFRRQVEALADEGDVVVGISTSGSSKNVNLALDLANERGCLTVGLLGRDGGTIKDLVDLELTVPTLDTPRVQEGHITLIHIVCDLVEKGLFP; the protein is encoded by the coding sequence ATGCTTGAAGAAATCACGAACCAGCTCCGTACCCACCGCGAGGTGATGGAAATAGTGGAGCGGGAACTGGCGCCGCGGGTGGCCGTTTTTGCCGGTATGCTCATCGACGCGTTTCGCGCCGGCAAGAAGCTCCTCGTCATGGGAAACGGCGGCTCGGCGGCCGATGCCCAGCACTTCGCTGCAGAGATCGTCGGCCGCTTCAAGATGGAGCGCCGGGGGCTGCCGGCCATCGCCCTCACCACCGATACCTCGATCCTCACCGCCATCGGTAACGATTACGGGTTTGACGCCGTCTTCCGCCGCCAGGTGGAGGCCCTGGCGGACGAGGGGGATGTGGTGGTGGGAATCTCCACGAGCGGTTCGTCGAAAAACGTCAATCTGGCGCTGGATCTGGCCAATGAGCGGGGCTGCCTGACCGTCGGGCTCCTGGGGCGCGACGGCGGCACCATCAAGGATCTGGTCGACCTGGAGCTGACCGTGCCGACCCTGGACACCCCCCGGGTCCAGGAGGGGCATATCACCCTGATCCACATCGTCTGCGACCTCGTAGAAAAGGGGCTCTTTCCATGA
- a CDS encoding glycosyltransferase family 2 protein, whose translation MEPFDVDILLPVWNRPVETRNCLVTLMATAPTARIILLDNGSDRETERLLEEFAEVLGERALFLKTTANQGLIKAVNRGLERAEASCVVIVRNTTVVAEGWLEPMLELAAARPEVGLVVPRLEHASGQKRERNGRTAPVEVEVAHGSFAALLVKKELVTRQGGFDEELDGGVWCLKDYSRRALRRGFLTCAAEGVTVTYVDDVPLGSAARREETVRRSAATYEDRWGREEAFCVYWPKDADPEAVRARFSVLLRGARMGHRFTVVVHGALHKALLQAGYHSLHRSIAIETLPRFFAAGELRRVMARAVADEGETTIVAGVDGLAVPGVEGARPFSWLEEAIRWREESCYRAGDVA comes from the coding sequence ATGGAACCTTTTGACGTCGACATACTTCTGCCGGTCTGGAACCGGCCGGTGGAAACCCGCAATTGCCTGGTCACCCTCATGGCGACGGCACCGACGGCCCGCATCATCCTTCTCGACAACGGCAGCGACCGGGAAACCGAGCGGCTCCTGGAAGAGTTCGCCGAGGTGCTGGGAGAGCGGGCGCTTTTCCTGAAGACCACCGCCAATCAGGGGCTGATCAAGGCGGTGAACCGTGGTCTGGAGCGGGCTGAGGCCTCCTGTGTGGTCATCGTGCGCAACACTACCGTCGTTGCCGAAGGGTGGCTGGAACCGATGCTGGAGCTTGCCGCCGCCCGCCCCGAGGTGGGGCTGGTGGTGCCGCGGCTGGAGCACGCCTCCGGCCAGAAACGGGAGAGGAACGGGCGCACCGCGCCGGTGGAGGTCGAGGTTGCCCACGGTTCGTTTGCGGCGCTTCTCGTCAAGAAGGAGCTTGTGACGCGCCAGGGGGGATTCGACGAGGAGCTGGACGGCGGCGTCTGGTGCCTCAAGGATTATTCCCGCCGGGCGTTGCGCCGCGGATTCTTGACCTGTGCGGCCGAAGGGGTGACGGTGACCTATGTCGACGATGTCCCCCTCGGTTCCGCGGCGCGACGCGAGGAGACCGTGCGCCGAAGCGCCGCGACCTACGAGGACCGCTGGGGGCGCGAGGAGGCGTTCTGCGTCTACTGGCCCAAGGATGCCGACCCCGAGGCGGTCCGGGCCAGGTTCTCTGTGCTCCTGCGCGGCGCCCGCATGGGGCACCGCTTCACCGTCGTTGTCCACGGAGCGTTGCACAAGGCGCTCCTTCAGGCGGGATACCACTCTCTTCATCGCAGCATCGCCATCGAGACGCTTCCCCGGTTCTTCGCCGCGGGGGAACTCCGCCGGGTGATGGCGCGGGCAGTGGCGGACGAGGGTGAGACGACCATCGTGGCCGGGGTCGACGGCCTCGCCGTGCCCGGGGTAGAGGGAGCCCGGCCGTTCAGCTGGCTTGAGGAGGCGATCCGCTGGCGGGAGGAGAGTTGCTACCGCGCCGGAGACGTCGCCTGA
- the rfaE1 gene encoding D-glycero-beta-D-manno-heptose-7-phosphate kinase — protein sequence MERKDVESLFAHAGGIKALVIGDLMLDEYLWGKAERISPEAPVQVVDVTREEIRIGGAGNVANNLVALGCRVSVASVVGGDENGTILLHAFSGKGVDVGGVFEDPQRTTSRKTRVLAANQQIVRIDRESREDIGADYERRIVGFLEERGDEFAVILISDYLKGVLTPSLLAAIIAFSKERGIPVVIDPKGNDYAKYRGATLLTPNRKEAEVASGIAIRDEESLCRAGARLLETADLTALVITRSEEGMSLFLRGGAVVHIPTFAREVFDVTGAGDTVLALLGMALAGKATFADAARLANVAAGVAVGKVGTSTVSPAEIVGSLGYLHGDSDSKIKNLDVLAEIIATAKGLGRRIVFTNGCFDLLHVGHVKYLQKAKSFGDILVLGLNSDASVRRLKGEKRPLIGEAERAHILAALDCIDFVVIFDEDTPLRLIETLRPAVLVKGGDYTPEGVVGKDVVESYGGRVELVQFVDGRSTTTIIEKILNCYGQE from the coding sequence ATGGAACGCAAAGACGTTGAATCGCTCTTCGCCCATGCCGGGGGGATCAAGGCCCTGGTCATCGGCGATCTGATGCTCGACGAGTACCTATGGGGGAAGGCGGAGCGGATCTCCCCCGAGGCGCCGGTGCAGGTGGTGGATGTCACCCGTGAGGAGATCCGGATCGGGGGGGCGGGGAACGTGGCCAACAACCTCGTCGCCTTGGGTTGCAGGGTCAGTGTGGCCAGCGTCGTCGGAGGGGACGAGAACGGTACGATCCTCCTCCACGCCTTTTCCGGCAAGGGGGTCGATGTAGGGGGAGTCTTCGAGGATCCGCAGCGGACCACGAGCCGCAAGACCCGGGTGCTGGCCGCCAATCAGCAGATTGTCCGGATCGACCGGGAATCGCGGGAGGATATCGGTGCCGACTACGAGCGCAGGATCGTCGGCTTTCTGGAGGAACGGGGGGATGAGTTTGCCGTCATTCTCATCTCCGATTACCTGAAGGGGGTTCTCACCCCGTCGCTCCTCGCCGCCATCATCGCGTTTTCCAAAGAACGGGGAATCCCCGTCGTGATCGACCCGAAGGGGAACGACTACGCCAAGTACCGGGGCGCCACCCTCCTTACCCCCAACCGCAAGGAGGCCGAGGTGGCGTCGGGAATCGCCATCCGGGACGAGGAGAGCCTCTGCCGGGCCGGAGCGCGGCTTCTGGAGACGGCCGACCTGACGGCTCTCGTGATCACCCGCAGCGAGGAGGGGATGTCGCTCTTCCTGAGGGGGGGAGCGGTGGTCCATATCCCGACCTTCGCCCGGGAGGTCTTCGATGTGACCGGCGCCGGCGATACGGTGCTGGCGCTTCTGGGGATGGCCCTGGCCGGCAAGGCCACGTTTGCCGACGCCGCCCGGCTGGCCAATGTGGCGGCGGGGGTGGCGGTCGGCAAGGTGGGGACCTCCACGGTCTCTCCTGCCGAGATCGTCGGCTCCCTCGGTTACCTCCACGGCGACAGCGACTCCAAGATCAAGAACCTTGATGTCCTCGCGGAGATCATTGCGACGGCAAAGGGGCTGGGCCGGCGGATCGTCTTCACCAACGGCTGTTTCGACCTGCTCCACGTGGGGCACGTGAAATACCTGCAGAAGGCCAAGAGCTTCGGGGATATACTGGTTCTGGGGCTCAACAGCGATGCCTCGGTGCGCCGCCTCAAGGGGGAGAAGCGCCCTCTCATCGGCGAGGCCGAGCGGGCTCACATCCTGGCGGCGCTGGACTGCATCGACTTCGTGGTGATCTTCGACGAGGATACGCCGCTTCGGCTCATCGAGACCCTCCGGCCGGCGGTGCTTGTCAAGGGGGGGGATTACACCCCCGAAGGGGTGGTTGGCAAGGATGTGGTGGAGTCTTACGGCGGTCGGGTGGAGCTCGTGCAGTTTGTTGACGGCCGTTCGACGACCACCATCATCGAGAAGATTCTTAACTGTTACGGCCAGGAGTGA
- a CDS encoding phosphoribosylaminoimidazolesuccinocarboxamide synthase, translating into MANLVLTTDFPDLTLAGRGKVRDIYDLGDALLIVTTDRISAFDVIMNEGIPDKGYVLTQISAFWFRQMEDIIPNHIISTDVKDFPSPCQKYADILEGRSMLVKKATPLPAECIVRGYISGSGWKDYKATGAICGIRLPAGLVESDKLEEPIFTPSTKAELGTHDENISFDRMVELVGKETAEKVRDITIAIYKRARDIAATKGIIIADTKFEYGIYNGELIIIDECMTPDSSRFWPKESYRPGGAQPSFDKQFLRDYLETLDWNKTAPAPPLPAEIVRKTGEKYMEALVKLTGKGK; encoded by the coding sequence ATGGCAAACCTGGTTCTCACCACCGACTTCCCCGACCTGACGCTCGCCGGCCGCGGCAAGGTCCGCGACATCTACGACCTCGGGGATGCGCTGCTCATCGTCACCACTGACCGGATTTCCGCCTTCGACGTCATCATGAACGAAGGGATTCCCGACAAGGGATATGTCCTCACCCAGATCTCCGCCTTCTGGTTCCGCCAGATGGAGGACATCATCCCGAACCATATCATCTCCACCGACGTGAAGGACTTCCCGTCCCCGTGCCAGAAGTACGCCGACATCCTCGAGGGGCGCTCCATGCTCGTGAAAAAGGCGACTCCCCTGCCGGCCGAGTGCATCGTCCGCGGCTACATCTCCGGCTCCGGGTGGAAGGATTACAAGGCGACCGGCGCCATCTGCGGCATCCGCCTCCCGGCGGGGCTTGTGGAGTCGGACAAGCTCGAAGAGCCGATCTTCACCCCCTCCACCAAGGCCGAGCTCGGCACCCACGACGAGAACATCTCCTTCGACAGAATGGTGGAGCTGGTGGGTAAAGAGACCGCCGAGAAGGTACGGGACATCACCATCGCCATCTACAAGCGGGCCCGCGACATCGCCGCCACCAAGGGGATCATCATCGCCGACACCAAGTTCGAGTACGGCATCTACAACGGCGAGCTGATCATCATCGACGAGTGCATGACCCCTGACTCCTCCCGGTTCTGGCCCAAGGAGAGCTACCGGCCGGGGGGGGCGCAGCCGTCGTTCGACAAGCAGTTCCTGCGGGACTACCTCGAAACCCTCGACTGGAACAAGACCGCCCCCGCGCCGCCGCTCCCCGCCGAGATCGTGCGAAAGACCGGGGAGAAGTACATGGAAGCCCTCGTCAAGCTGACGGGAAAGGGGAAGTAG